One genomic region from Phragmitibacter flavus encodes:
- a CDS encoding helix-turn-helix transcriptional regulator — translation MTACRGARFFGGWGVMAGFGHLGKLHELCRLRSTLEGFAAVRLRGLEEGERIRVFGEFDRHLKMMHRWAVEGNLGEFHQADMGLHRELVKSAGVEVLVGSWEMVAGELEEWIRHVKKVYWPSLMTLYREHEFLIEAWSSDEAWVAEQATHHHLEAGWFRVASAQGEEVQDIRPVDRATSFICTHFASEIDVAWLAQNVSFVSASHLTRLFREKLGISPHAFLKQVRMERAAELLKTQTERVAMVAQKVGYKNASHFVRDFRQRFGGTPGKMRSVP, via the coding sequence ATGACGGCTTGCCGCGGGGCGCGGTTTTTTGGAGGATGGGGTGTTATGGCAGGATTTGGTCACTTAGGGAAGCTTCATGAGTTGTGCCGGCTGCGCTCGACTTTGGAAGGGTTTGCGGCGGTGCGTTTGCGGGGCTTGGAGGAAGGCGAGCGGATAAGGGTGTTTGGGGAGTTTGATCGTCATTTAAAAATGATGCATCGGTGGGCGGTGGAGGGGAACCTTGGGGAGTTTCACCAGGCGGACATGGGCTTGCACCGGGAGCTGGTGAAGAGTGCGGGGGTGGAGGTGTTGGTGGGCAGCTGGGAGATGGTGGCGGGGGAGTTGGAGGAGTGGATTCGGCATGTGAAAAAGGTGTATTGGCCGAGCTTGATGACGTTGTATCGAGAGCATGAGTTTTTGATCGAGGCGTGGTCGTCGGATGAGGCCTGGGTGGCGGAGCAGGCGACGCATCACCATCTGGAGGCGGGCTGGTTCCGGGTGGCGAGTGCGCAGGGGGAGGAGGTGCAGGACATTCGTCCGGTGGACCGGGCGACGTCATTTATCTGCACGCATTTTGCCAGTGAGATTGATGTGGCGTGGCTGGCGCAGAATGTGAGTTTCGTGAGCGCGAGTCATTTGACGCGGCTGTTTCGCGAGAAGCTGGGAATTTCACCGCATGCGTTTTTGAAGCAGGTGCGGATGGAGCGGGCGGCGGAATTACTGAAGACTCAAACGGAACGGGTGGCGATGGTAGCGCAAAAGGTGGGGTATAAGAATGCTTCGCATTTTGTGCGCGATTTCAGGCAGAGGTTCGGGGGCACACCGGGAAAGATGAGGTCGGTCCCGTGA